From the genome of Ananas comosus cultivar F153 linkage group 18, ASM154086v1, whole genome shotgun sequence, one region includes:
- the LOC109724137 gene encoding F-actin-capping protein subunit alpha, translated as MADGGDDADEAAAELTDKQKKEIAKWFLTNAPAGEINYVAKDIRSLLGNDRVYEAAAAEAFPIYNKSHLVALEMPDRSGDVIITPYGELDKCNYFDPRTMQVATVDHMKQVCTKVRAATDEELPSSYVEEFRIALDNELVKYVSETYPKGICAVYCTGGKHVEGPGADFGFAIIISAAKHSPQNFCNGSWRSSWSVDFKDDLQLVELKGKMQVGAHYFEEGNVQLDANNECKDSTIFQSPEDCAISITNMIRHRETEYMTSLEASYLNLPDTTFKDLRRKLPVTRTLFPWHSTFQFSLNRDLAKDLGIGK; from the exons ATGGCCGATGGGGGAGATGACGCcgacgaggcggcggcggagctcaCCGACAAGCAGAAGAAGGAGATCGCCAAATGGTTTCTCACCAACGCCCCCGCCGGAGAGATCAACTACGTCGCCAAag ATATACGTTCGCTTCTCGGCAACGATCGTGTCtacgaggcggcggcggccgaggcgTTCCCGATTTACAACAAGAGCCATTTGGTCGCGCTCGAGATGCCCGATAGGAGCGGCGAT GTAATCATTACGCCCTATGGAGAACTTGACAAATGCAATTACTTTGATCCCAGGACGATGCAGGTTGCTACTGTGGATCATATGAAGCAG GTTTGCACAAAAGTTAGAGCCGCTACAGATGAAGAGCTTCCATCTTCGTATGTTGAggagtttcg GATTGCCTTGGATAATGAACTAGTGAAGTATGTTAGTGAGACATATCCAAAAGGAATATGTGCAGTCTATTGCACTGGTGGAAAACATGTTGAAGGACCAGGAGCTGACTTTGGGTTTGCAATAATTATTTCTGCCGCTAAGCATAGCCCACAAAATTTCTG CAATGGTAGCTGGCGCTCAAGTTGGAGTGTAGATTTCAAGGATGATTTGCAACTCGTGGAATTGAAAGGAAAGATGCAG GTAGGTGCCCATTATTTTGAGGAAGGAAACGTGCAACTAGATGCAAATAATGAGTGCAAGGACTCCACCATATTTCAG TCCCCTGAAGATTGTGCTATTTCAATAACCAACATGATACGCCATCGTGAGACTGAGTATATGACATCTCTTGAG GcatcttatttaaatttaccTGACACCACTTTCAAG GATCTTCGGAGAAAACTTCCAGTTACTCGCACTCTTTTTCCTTGGCATAGTACTTTCCAATTCAGCCTGAATAGAGACCTTGCCAAAGATCTCGGGATTGGAAAGTGA
- the LOC109724138 gene encoding ribosome biogenesis protein NSA2 homolog codes for MPQGDHIELHRKRHGYRPDYFERKRKKEAREVHKRSEYAQKALGIKGKMFAKKRYAEKALMKKTIAMHEESSTRRKVDDNVRDGAIPAYLLDRDTTTRAKVISNTIKQKRKEKAGKWDVPLPKVRPVAEEEMFKVLRTGKRKTKQWKRMVTKATFVGPGFTRKPPKYERFIRPTGLRFTKAHVTHPELKCTFNLDIIGVKKNPNGPMYTSLGVMTKGTIVEVNVSELGLVTPAGKVVWGKYAQVTNNPENDGCINAVLLV; via the exons ATG CCGCAAGGAGATCACATCGAGCTTCACAGGAAGCGCCATGGCTACCGCCCCGATTACTTCGAGCGGAAGCGGAAGAAGGAGGCTCGGGAAGTACACAAAAGATCAGAATATGCTCAAAAG GCTCTTGGTATTAAGGGGAAAATGTTTGCGAAGAAAAGATACGCGGAGAAGGCGCTGATGAAGAAGAC gatTGCTATGCACGAGGAGTCATCAACGAGACGCAAGGTGGATGATAATGTTCGTGATGGAGCAATTCCTGCCTATTTGCTTGATCGTGACACAACGACACGTGCAAAG GTTATCAGCAATACAATCAAgcaaaaaaggaaggaaaaggcTGGCAAGTGGGATGTTCCTTTGCCTAAA GTGAGACCTGTTGCTGAAGAAGAGATGTTTAAAGTTCTTCGCACTGGCAAGAGAAAAA CCAAGCAGTGGAAGAGAATGGTCACAAAAGCGACCTTTGTCGGGCCAGGGTTTACGAGAAAGCCGCCAAAGTACGAACGCTTCATTCGCCCTACGGGCTTGCGGTTTACTAAAGCTCATGTGACTCACCCCGAACTGAAGTGCACTTTTAATCTTGATATAATTGGGGTGAAGAAAAATCCTAACGGACCAATGTACACTTCTCTTGGAGTAATGACGAAGGGAACAATCGTAGAG GTAAATGTGAGTGAACTTGGTCTTGTTACTCCTGCAGGAAAAGTAGTTTGGG GTAAATATGCGCAAGTTACAAATAACCCTGAGAACGATGGTTGTATCAATGCCGTGCTACTTGTATGA
- the LOC109724118 gene encoding uncharacterized protein LOC109724118, with amino-acid sequence MVPPSRASKPRRRRSLEMPNIPSPAPLPAPPPPPQVPPPTLPAPPHLGLQTPPESDRRGGGGGGGGGGGGELRAPDCNLGALCEHIRAEGFNSGTFSDVVVEAMGSTYRLHRLILSRSSYFRNMLHGPWKEAGAPTVVLHIDDLNVNSEAIAMALAYLYGFHPQLNDKNAFRVLAAASFLDLQDLCASCTDFIISELRALNFYSYQVFAESQDYGIHGERVRNACWGYLCRSATMELREVLPKLSSQTLHTLLTSDELWVPNEEKRFELAFYTLLAKDAAAKEEIAAEERSNSEVDSIMLESSLPKRKTIVHSSTGKQLESELGQLSILDNLINRTSQDNLVALADCTVDFHAAGSCTEPVWSGVETARVRENASTVEGSPEESTFFQLNNNNYWLPADQSNNCSSANPSNGATSSEWGRCNMPSWGGRIVGRGQSDTAKASSSIRGDGFDAFMNVFEGGSLLYCNMSFEALLNVRKQLEELGFPCKAVNDGLWLQMLLCHRVQAIGADTCRNCCLMSNACACRQAYGYSHGGSSMGYYRLEHDRSSTSSNIGSIYIPEAQQADGSGAVGPMRVHVRGAIDVLAGIGRGGTAYVPDGLTALVGLSQGNNIVHVNSEETEIPDARVAVRFTGAASVANASGTSVQVTGPGDHDLGNDWECSEGSSISLDLKTPLRHFPPFRFGVEFEDVHRLTDGLVKHSPDVFYAGSLWKVSVQAFNDEDPQGRRTLGLFLHRRKAEVSDPLRKVHMYIDSREKVTARYQLICPSKREVLVFGSFKQAGTLLPKAPKGWGWRTAFLFDELADLLQGGSLRIAAVVQLV; translated from the exons ATGGTGCCCCCGTCGCGCGCCTCTAAgcctcgccgccgccgatcCCTCGAAATGCCGAACATCCCGTCCCCGGCGCCgctcccggcgccgccgccgccgccgcaggtTCCGCCGCCAACGCTCCCGGCTCCGCCACATCTCGGTCTCCAGACGCCGCCGGAGAGCgatcgccgcggcggcggcggaggcggcggcggcggaggaggaggggagctCCGGGCGCCCGATTGTAACCTCGGGGCGCTGTGCGAGCACATCCGGGCGGAGGGTTTCAACTCCGGCACGTTCTCCGACGTGGTGGTGGAGGCGATGGGATCGACGTACCGCCTCCACCGACTCATCCTCTCGCGCAGCTCCTACTTCAG GAACATGCTTCATGGACCTTGGAAAGAGGCTGGCGCGCCTACTGTAGTCTTACATATTGATGATCTAAATGTTAATTCAGAGGCGATTGCTATGGCCTTGGCTTATCTCTATGGATTCCATCCCCAGCTCAATGATAAAAATGCCTTCCGCGTCCTCGCTGCTGCTTCTTTTCTTGATCTGCAG GACTTATGCGCAAGCTGCACGGATTTTATCATTTCAGAACTGCGTGCTTTGAACTTTTATTCTTATCAG GTGTTTGCAGAGAGCCAAGATTATGGCATACATGGAGAGCGGGTCAGAAATGCTTGCTGGGGGTACCTTTGTCGAAGTGCCACAATGGAACTGAGAGAG GTACTTCCCAAACTATCCTCACAAACTCTACATACCCTCCTTACATCTGATGAACTATGGGTTCCTAATGAGGAGAAAAG GTTTGAACTAGCGTTTTACACTCTACTTGCAAAAGATGCTGCTGCTAAGGAAGAAATTGCTGCAGAAGAAAGATCAAATTCTGAGGTGGACTCTATTATGCTAGAGTCATCTTTACCAAAGAGAAAAACTATAGTCCACAGCAGTACTGGCAAACAACTAGAATCTGAATTGGGACAATTGAGCATACTAGACAATTTAATCAATAGAACTTCTCAGGACAATTTGGTTGCGCTTGCAGATTGCACAGTGGACTTCCACGCAGCTGGTTCTTGCACCGAACCAGTATGG AGTGGTGTTGAAACTGCGAGAGTAAGAGAAAACGCCAGCACTGTGGAAGGTTCACCTGAAGAAAGCACATTCtttcaattaaataataataattactggCTCCCTGCAGATCAGTCAAACAACTGCTCCTCGGCAAACCCTTCCAATGGAGCAACATCTAGTGAATGGGGAAGGTGCAACATGCCCTCGTGGGGCGGCAGGATAGTGGGGAGGGGACAATCTGACACTGCCAAGGCAAGCTCTTCCATTCGTGGTGATGGATTTGATGCCTTCATGAATGTCTTTGAAGGGGGCTCTCTTCTCTATTGTAACATGTCCTTTGAAGCTTTGCTAAATGTCCGGAAGCAGCTAGAAGAATTAGGGTTTCCTTGCAAAGCTGTCAATGATGGTCTTTGGCTTCAG ATGCTACTGTGTCATAGGGTGCAAGCAATAGGAGCTGATACTTGCAGAAATTGCTGTCTCATGAGTAATGCATGCGCTTGTAGACAGGCATACGGGTATTCACATGGTGGCAGTTCAATGGGCTACTACAGACTGGAGCATGATCGAAGCAGTACTTCCAGCAACATTGGCTCCATATACATTCCGGAGGCCCAACAAGCTGATGGAAGCGGCGCGGTTGGGCCAATGCGGGTCCATGTGAGGGGTGCGATTGATGTGCTTGCGGGCATTGGGCGAGGAGGAACTGCATATGTGCCTG ATGGTTTGACTGCACTGGTTGGCCTTAGCCAAGGGAACAATATTGTGCATGTTAACTCTGAGGAAACCGAAATACCAGATGCTCGTGTTGCGGTTAGGTTTACTGGTGCAGCATCTGTTGCCAATGCTAGTGGCACTTCAGTGCAGGTGACAGGACCTGGGGATCATGATCTCGGAAATGATTGGGAATGTTCAGAGGGTTCGTCCATATCCTTGGATTTGAAGACACCATTGCGCCATTTCCCTCCTTTTCGCTTTGG GGTGGAGTTTGAAGATGTGCACAGGCTTACTGACGGCCTAGTGAAGCACTCTCCAGATGTATTCTATGCCGGTTCACTGTGGAAG GTGAGCGTCCAGGCATTCAACGATGAAGACCCACAGGGACGCCGCACGCTTG GATTGTTTCTTCACAGGCGCAAGGCGGAGGTCTCTGATCCTTTACGAAAG GTACATATGTACATAGACTCGCGGGAGAAAGTGACAGCCCGGTATCAG TTAATTTGTCCATCAAAGAGGGAAGTCCTTGTTTTCGGAAGCTTTAAGCAGGCGGGGACGCTCCTACCGAAGGCGCCCAAGGGGTGGGGCTGGCGCACCGCGTTCTTGTTCGACGAGCTCGCGGACCTCCTCCAAGGCGGATCCTTGCGCATCGCCGCCGTTGTGCAATTAGTATGA